The following coding sequences are from one Phenylobacterium glaciei window:
- the rnhA gene encoding ribonuclease HI, with the protein MSDTKVVIYTDGACSGNPGPGGWGALLISGGHRKDICGGEPDTTNNRMEMMAAIQALEALIKPCHVELHTDSTYVMKGISEWIHGWKKRGWKTADKKPVKNEDLWRRLDTARDRHTVDWRWVKGHAGHELNEHADFLAGKGLKEALAKR; encoded by the coding sequence GTGAGCGACACCAAGGTGGTCATCTATACCGACGGCGCCTGCTCGGGGAATCCGGGGCCGGGCGGCTGGGGCGCGCTGCTGATCTCCGGCGGCCATCGCAAGGACATCTGCGGCGGCGAGCCCGACACCACCAACAACCGCATGGAGATGATGGCCGCCATCCAGGCGCTGGAGGCGCTCATCAAGCCCTGTCATGTCGAGCTGCACACCGACTCGACCTACGTCATGAAGGGCATCTCGGAGTGGATCCATGGCTGGAAGAAGCGCGGCTGGAAGACCGCCGACAAGAAGCCGGTGAAGAACGAGGACCTCTGGCGCCGGCTCGACACCGCCCGCGACCGTCACACCGTCGACTGGCGCTGGGTCAAGGGCCACGCCGGCCATGAGCTCAACGAGCACGCCGACTTCCTGGCGGGCAAGGGGCTCAAGGAAGCCCTGGCCAAGCGCTAG